The window GTTCTTTTAAATCTTCTATCATCTTATCAGCATCTCCAACAAGTTCTAATTCAGAATCTGTTTTCTTAAAGCTGTTATAATATGAAATAGCAGTATTTAATCTTTCTTCTTTTTTTGATTCTACACTCTTCATCGCTAAATGATAAGCGGAATCAAATCTATAAAACTGTGCTTTACCACGTAATGATGTTCCTGGAAAATCTGCGATAAAATTATCAAAAGTACTTATAGACGCCTTAAAGTCTGCAATGTGATTATATTGTTTACCAATACTGTATGCCTTTAACTCTAATTTATACTGTAAATCCTTAGCCAATTGATTAATTTTAGGCATAAACTCTGACTCAGGGTATAAATTAGCAAACAATTGTAATTTCTCTAATGCGTGATCTGTATCGTGTTGGTCTTTAGAATAAACAGGAGACAACTCTGCATAACTTAAAGCACTTTTATAATAAGCTTCTTCAACTTTTTCACTTTTAGGATATGATTTTGCAAAACTTTCAAATCTAAAACCTGATAAATAATGCTGTTGTGTTTGATAATAACAATCCGCATCTAAAAACATTAATTTTTCTGCTTGAGGCTTCCCTCTGTAAGCGGGCACGATCTGTGTAAACAAGCGACTAGCCTTATTAAACTTACCCTCTTTATACAGTTGTTCACCCATAGTAAATTTTACAGCAATATCTTCAGACTTTAGCGCCTTTTGATATTCACTACAAGAAGTGAAAAATAAAAATGTGATTAGGATGTAAAATAAATTCTTCATATAATTTTTTACGAAGCGCAAAAATACGCTATTTAAATGGATTTTAAAAATATAATTTGATTGCTAAATTAATTGAAGAAATCAAGTTTAACGTCCGTTTAAGTATAATTTAACTTTTATTAAAACTACTCATAAAATCAGCAATACTATTCTGAAGCTCTTCCGTCGCTTCCACTAACGGTAATCTTACTGTTTTATTACAAAGATTTAAATTATTTAATACCGCTTTAATACCTGCTGGATTATTTTCAGAAAAAATTAAATCAATTATCTTCATCATTTTAAAATGGAGAGCATAGCCCTCTTTAGCTTTACCTTCCAACCCTAACGTTATCATTGCAGAAAAGGCTTTAGGCAACGCTTGACCAATCACTGAGATCACTCCTGCTCCTCCTGCTAAAACAACACCTAAAGCTAAATCGTCATCTCCAGAAATCACAGAAAAATGTTCTGGCTTATCTCTAATTAATTCTAAATATTGTGCCATATTATTCCCAGCTTCTTTTACCGCCACTACATTCTTAAAATCTTTAGCTAAACGTAGTGTCGTTTCTGGTGTCATATTTTTAGCTGTCCTTCCTGGCACGTTATATAAAATAATATCTACAGGACAAACTTCAGCTATAGCTTTAAAATGTTGATACATTCCTTCTTGAGTCGGCTTACTATAATACGGTGTCACCGATAAAATGCCGGCAAAAGCAGATAAATCAGTAGTTTTAATTTCTTCAACAACTGCTAATGTATTATTACCTCCAATACCTAAAACTAAGGGTAAGCGTCCCTTATTATACTTTATTATAGCTGCGCATATATCTTTTTTTTCTTGTTTGGTTACAGTTACACTTTCTCCTGTGGTCCCACTTACTACTATATAATCAGTCCCATTGGTAATGTTAAATTCTACAATTTTTTCTAAAGCATTATAATCCACTGTTAAATCGTCATTAAACGGAGTTACAATTGCTATTCCTGTGCCTAAAAAAGGGTTATTCATTACTTATTTTATTTAAAATGTTTAGATATTTAATTAACTCGGTCTTAAAGATGGACTTATCGACTAATTTAGTTTCAATAATTAAATCGTTTATGTCCTGTCGTGCATTATAAATGCCGACTTTAAATTGTGCATTGGTTGCAGCGGTCACTAATTGTAAGGCCAGAGCGTCTGTTTCGTATAAATTTATTAACAAATCAAAGTTGATGGCAATGAAGTCTTTTGCTGTCTGAGATTTTAAATGACCTTTCCACCCTAGATCTTTTTCAGAAAAAGTATTACCAAAAAGTGCTATCCCTTCTTTTTTGTTATTAAAAAGAGATAAAATTTTAAGGTTATTAGCATTAACTTTTAAGCTTTTTGCTAACTGGTTAATCCATTCTAAATCAGAAAATTGTTGACTATCTACCAATACGCCAATAGTTTTAATAACCGCGTTATTTGATACTAGCACTCTGCTTTTCGTACATTTATTAATATACTTTTTATTAGATTTTTCTTTAAATCCTTTTAAAATCATTTATCTTTATTCCTTTATTACAAATGTAGTAATTGTAACTATATATTGGCTTTAAATTATTCAACTTTAAATATGAATTACAAACACCTCTTTATCTTGCTTTCGATTGTTTTGTTGTCGTCATGCAAACAAGATACTTACTCCTTAAGTAAAATCGAAGGAAAAAAAATAACCATAACGGATACATTAGCTATTGATCCCGATATTGATGCTTACATAAAACCATTCCGCGAAAGCCTTAATAAGGACATGAATACCGTATTATCTTATGCTCCTGAAACGTATAGTAAAAATGATGGTGATTTAAATACAGCTATTGGTAATTTAATGGCTGACGCGGTTTTACAAGAAAGTGATCCTATTTTTAATAAAAGAACTGGAAAAAACATTGATATGGTCCTTTTAAACCATGGCGGTATCCGATCTATCATATCAAAAGGTAATATTACTACAAGAACTGGTTTTGAAATTATGCCTTTTGAAAACAGTATTGTTGTTGTTGCACTAAAAAGTCAACAAATAGATAGCTTAGTAACTTACTTAAGTAAAGCAAAACGTCCACACCCTGTTAGTGGAATACAATTAACTTTAGATAAGGAGTACAGCATTACAGAAGCCTTAGTCAACAACAAACCTATTGAAAAAGACAAGACTTATTACGTAGCGACCAACGATTACCTATATAATGGTGGTGATGGTATGCGCTTTTTTCAAACTAATGACAGTTTATATGTCTTAGATTATAAAATTAGAAATGCCATGTTAGACTACTTTAAAAAGGTAGACACTATAAAACCAGTAATTGACAATAGATTTATCCAAACTAAATAAGCCAAACATGAAACGTAGACACTTTATACAACAAGCAACAGCTGCTACAGCATTAATTACAGTTGGTGGTTATGGATTACAATCTTTTGCGACTACTGCTAAAACAAAAAAAATAACCATTTTACATACTAATGATGTACATAGCCATATCGATGCTTTTGGTCCTGAAGATGGTCGAAATGCTAATCAAGGTGGTGTTGCAAGACGTGCCACTTTAATTGAAAATATTAGAACAGAAAACCCAAATACCTTATTATTAGATGCGGGAGATATTTTTCAGGGTACACCCTACTTTAATTATTATGGTGGCGAGTTAGAATTCAAGCTTATGAGTAGGCTTAAATATGACTTAGCAACCATTGGAAATCATGATTTTGATAACGGGATTGATGGCTTATATGCGCAATTACCACACGCCAGTTTTGGATTTGTATCCGCCAACTATGATTTTTCAAATACCGTAATGGACACACATGTTAAACCTTATCAAGTCTTTAAAAAAGAAGGGATTAAAATAGGTGTCTTTGGATTAGGAATAGAATTAGATGGTTTGGTAGATAAAACAATGTCTAAAGAGACTAAGTACTTAGATCCGATTGAAGCCGCACAAGAAATGACCCGTATTTTGAAAACAGACGAAAAATGCGACTTAATTATTTGCCTTTCTCATTTAGGTTATAATTACAAGAAAAACCCAAAGAAAATAAGTGATTTAAGTTTAGCTAAAGCGACTAAAGACATAGATTTAATTATTGGAGGACACACGCATACTTTTTTACCTAAACCAACAGTTGCACAAAATTTAGAAGGTAAAAATGTGCTAGTTAACCAAGTTGGTTGCTATGGTATTAATCTAGGTAAAATCGATTTTTACTTTGAACCAGATAGCACTAAAAAAGCAGAAGGAATATCAATTATAGTTTAGATGATTTCCTCATTGGTGTTGGCATTTCTTTATCTTCTGTATGTTTAATTTTAATATAAATGTAAAGAAAATAAAAACCAAGCCCCATTAAGACAGAATAGGAAATGTGTAATAATTGTGCTGAAGAGATAAACAAGTAAGCCACTTGCACCATCTCTGAAAACACGATACATACACTAGCCAAAAACAACAATAATCCCTGTTTAGAATCGTGATATAGATAATGAATTAAAGACAGGGATAAAACCAAAAGAATTAACACATTGTAAGTCACTTCTATCACAAAATCTATTGAGTTTACTACTAAATCTTCATCCTGCATTATCATTTGATTTAATACATATATAATGTATGCATTAAAAACAAATAAAATAAAAAGGTGTAGTTTAAACTCTTTAAACAAGCGTTCCGTTTTAATATCCTGCACTAAAAAGATAACTAAAGAAGCATAAGCAACTATATTTAGGCAATTTGCTGTATAATAAGCCAATGCATTACTTGTGTCAAAAATAATTTTTAGAATTTCCACAATTGAAAATGCAATAAGGAAAAAACCAAAGAAAATATTCCTTCCTTTAGCATGACAAAAGTATAAATATGTTAGTAATGGAAATACAACTATCCATGCATAATTAGCGATTTCTAGAAAATTAAAAATTCTCCCAGCCATTATTAATACTACAAGAACCACCAAAATAAGTGAGACTATATTAAACTTTGTAAATTGCATTATAATTGATTTGCGGCTACAAAGATATAAAAAAAACGTAATTTAACGTGTATAAATGCTTTTTATCGATTAAATACATGATTTACTTGAGACTTTGTAGGAAATCTTCTTCTGTAATGAGTTTTATTTTCAACAAATCAGCCT is drawn from Psychroserpens sp. NJDZ02 and contains these coding sequences:
- a CDS encoding outer membrane protein assembly factor BamD is translated as MKNLFYILITFLFFTSCSEYQKALKSEDIAVKFTMGEQLYKEGKFNKASRLFTQIVPAYRGKPQAEKLMFLDADCYYQTQQHYLSGFRFESFAKSYPKSEKVEEAYYKSALSYAELSPVYSKDQHDTDHALEKLQLFANLYPESEFMPKINQLAKDLQYKLELKAYSIGKQYNHIADFKASISTFDNFIADFPGTSLRGKAQFYRFDSAYHLAMKSVESKKEERLNTAISYYNSFKKTDSELELVGDADKMIEDLKEQLEKYSTKS
- the dapA gene encoding 4-hydroxy-tetrahydrodipicolinate synthase — its product is MNNPFLGTGIAIVTPFNDDLTVDYNALEKIVEFNITNGTDYIVVSGTTGESVTVTKQEKKDICAAIIKYNKGRLPLVLGIGGNNTLAVVEEIKTTDLSAFAGILSVTPYYSKPTQEGMYQHFKAIAEVCPVDIILYNVPGRTAKNMTPETTLRLAKDFKNVVAVKEAGNNMAQYLELIRDKPEHFSVISGDDDLALGVVLAGGAGVISVIGQALPKAFSAMITLGLEGKAKEGYALHFKMMKIIDLIFSENNPAGIKAVLNNLNLCNKTVRLPLVEATEELQNSIADFMSSFNKS
- a CDS encoding DUF6913 domain-containing protein — protein: MILKGFKEKSNKKYINKCTKSRVLVSNNAVIKTIGVLVDSQQFSDLEWINQLAKSLKVNANNLKILSLFNNKKEGIALFGNTFSEKDLGWKGHLKSQTAKDFIAINFDLLINLYETDALALQLVTAATNAQFKVGIYNARQDINDLIIETKLVDKSIFKTELIKYLNILNKISNE
- a CDS encoding 5'-nucleotidase C-terminal domain-containing protein; its protein translation is MNYKHLFILLSIVLLSSCKQDTYSLSKIEGKKITITDTLAIDPDIDAYIKPFRESLNKDMNTVLSYAPETYSKNDGDLNTAIGNLMADAVLQESDPIFNKRTGKNIDMVLLNHGGIRSIISKGNITTRTGFEIMPFENSIVVVALKSQQIDSLVTYLSKAKRPHPVSGIQLTLDKEYSITEALVNNKPIEKDKTYYVATNDYLYNGGDGMRFFQTNDSLYVLDYKIRNAMLDYFKKVDTIKPVIDNRFIQTK
- a CDS encoding bifunctional metallophosphatase/5'-nucleotidase; its protein translation is MKRRHFIQQATAATALITVGGYGLQSFATTAKTKKITILHTNDVHSHIDAFGPEDGRNANQGGVARRATLIENIRTENPNTLLLDAGDIFQGTPYFNYYGGELEFKLMSRLKYDLATIGNHDFDNGIDGLYAQLPHASFGFVSANYDFSNTVMDTHVKPYQVFKKEGIKIGVFGLGIELDGLVDKTMSKETKYLDPIEAAQEMTRILKTDEKCDLIICLSHLGYNYKKNPKKISDLSLAKATKDIDLIIGGHTHTFLPKPTVAQNLEGKNVLVNQVGCYGINLGKIDFYFEPDSTKKAEGISIIV